GCCCAACGAATATGACGAGGTCTACAATCTCGGCGTCGCCAAGGGTGATCCGAAGCTCTGCACGGCCGAGACCGGGGCGGCACTGACCGAGAAGCTGACCGAGATCTGCGCCCGCTTCATCGCGCATTTCGCCAGCAAGGTCGAAGCTTGAGCCCCAGTTTGCCCATCACAATCCCGCGGCGCGCCGCCGGTCCCAGCAACCAGCAGCAGGTGTCCCATGCTCACACGTCGTCTCGTCCTTACCGGGGCTTCATGGATCGCGGCATCCAGCCACTGCTGCGCGGCAAGCGCATCGCGGCCGCGGCCGTGACGCTCGCCATTCCCGGCCAGGATTCCACGCTGCTGCACCGCACGCTCGGCCTGCTGTGGCGGGGCGACATTCTCGTCGTCGACCGGCTCGGCGACGACAAGCATGCCTGCTGGGGCGGCGGCATCATCGACGGCCCCTGCACCGACCTGACCGAGATCGAGGGCTCGGACTTCCCGATGTGGTGCCGCGGCATGTCGCCGATCACCACCCGGCTCTACAATCTTGGCCGGACCATCAACCTGCCGATCTCCTGCGGCAATGTTCCCGTCAAAGCTGGCGACGCCATCCTGGCAGACGAATCCGGCGTGCTGGTGCTGCCGCGCGACGAGGCAGAGGCGATCGCCGCCGCCGCCATCGGCCGGCAGGAGCGCGGCGAACGCCGCCAGGAGCTGAAGGCCGGCGAGAAGCTTGGGGACATCTCCGGCGCGATCAAGATGGTGTCCGACGCGCTCAAGCAGAACCACTGAGGGACAAGCCCGTGAACGCGATCGCCCCCGTGCCGCGACTGGCCCCATTCACCTGCGAGAAGAGGCCGGCCGCTGGCTCGCGCGGGATGGTGGTGACCAACCACCCGCTCGCTTCGGCGGCGGGCTCGCAGATGCTGCTCGCGGGCGGCAATGCAGTCGATGCTGCCGTCGCCTCGCTCTTTGCGCTGACTGTCGTGGAGCCCATGATGGTCGGCATCCTCGGCGGCGGGGTCGCGCATATCCGCATGGCGGATGGCCGCCATGTCGTCCTCGACGGGCTCTCGACCGCGCCGCTCAAGGCAACACCCGACATGTATGACTACCTCTCCGACGAGGTCGGCCGGCAGCGCGACGTGCGCGACCGGCTCAACGTCGTCGGGCCGAAGGCGGTCGCGGCTCCCGGCGCGCTCGCCGGCTGGTGCGAGGCCCTGGCGCGCTTCGGCACGCTCTCGCTTGAGGAGGTGCTGCAACCGGCAATCGGACTGGCCGAGCGTGGCTTCGTCACCACGCCCTACCTCTCCAACTGCATCACCGACAATGTCGCCGATCTCGCGCGCGATCCCGGTCTTTCGGCGTTGCTGCTGGCGGGAGACAAAGCGATCGAACCCGGCACGCGGCTCGTTCAGGCCGACTATGCCGCAAGCCTGCGCCTGATCGCCAGCCAGGGTCCGGCTGCGCTCTATGACGGTCCGCTCGGCAAGGCGCTGACGGATTTCATGGCGGCGAATGGAGGCTTGATCGATCAGGCCGACCTTTCCGCCTACAAGGTCGCGACGCGAGAGCCCGTGCGTGGCAGCTATCGCGGCTATGAGATCGTCGGCCCGCCGCCGCCCTCCTCCTCGGGCGTGCACATCGTCCAGATGCTCAACATCCTCGAGGGCTACGATATCGGCTCCCTCGGCTTCGGCTCGGCGGATGCGGTGCATCTGCTGGCGGAAGCGCTCAAGATCGCCTTCGCAGACAGGGCCGTCGCCACCGCCGACCCAGACTTCATCAAGGTCCCGGTCGAGCGGCTCATCGACAAGGCCTATGCGGCCGAGCGGCGCGCTCTGATCGCGATGAACCAGGCCAAAGGCTGGAGCGCCGGGCTCTCCGGTGGCGAATCCGCCGACACGACCCATGTCACGGTCGCCGATGCCCAAGGCAATGTCGTCACCGCGACCCAGACGATCAACGGGCTCTTCGGTGCCTGCACGCAAATCCCTGGCACGGGGATGCTGACCAACAATTACATGTTCAATTTCGACCCGCATCCCGGCCGCGCCTTGTCGATCGCACCCGGCAAGCGCGTCTTCACCTCGATGGCACCGATGATGGTACTGCGCGACGGCAAGCTCGCCTTCGCGCTCGGGCTCCCCGGAGCGCTGCGCATCTTCCCCTCGGCCCTGCAGGCGATCGTCAACCTGATCGACCATGGCATGAGCCTTCAGGAAGCGGTCGAGGCGCCGCGTGTCTGGACCGAGGGCGGCGCGCTCGAACTCGAGGCCGCGATCCCAGACAGCGTCGCAGACGAACTCGCCGCGCGCGGCCACAGGATCCTCCGCATGCCGCGCATCGCCGGCGGCATGAATGCCATCGCCTTCAACCCTGACGGCACGCTGACAGGCGCGGCCTGCTGGCGCGCCGACGGCACCCCCGTCGCGATATCCGGTGGGCTCGCGCGCGAAGGCGTGCGCTTCACCATCTGACCTTTCGCGACCGGATCCCTGACCATGCCCGAAACCATCGTCCTCCTCGACATGACCGCCTCCGAGCGCGCCGAGAAGCTGCGCGCGCTGCTGCCGCCCGGCTTCGTGCTGACCCACGGCACGATGCGCGGCGACGCGCATATGAAGGAGATCATTGCCGAGGCCGACTACGCCATTTCCGGCCAGGTCGGCGTTTCAGCCGATGTGCTGCGCGCAGCCAGGAGGCTGAAGCTGCTGCATAAATGGGGCGTCGGCGTCGACAATATCGACGTCGCGGCGGCGAAGGAGCTTGGCATCAAGGTTGCCCGGACCACCGGCAGCAACGCCGTGCCGGTAGCCGAGTTCGCGCTCGGCCTGACGCTCGCCGCACTACGCTTCATCGGCTATGGCCACGCCGAACTGAAGAAGGGCCATTGGTGCACCGGGCACATGCCGGGCGACACCTACACGCTTTCGGGCAAGACGGTCGGCATCGTCGGCTTCGGCGCGATCGGCAAGAATGTCGCCAAGCTGTTCAAGGGCTTCGGCTGCACCATCCTCTATGCGAAACGCCAGCCGCTCGACGCCGCGCAAGAGGCTGCGCTCGGCGTCAAGCACGCTTCGATGGCGGAGCTTCTGGCGCAGTCCGACGTCGTCTCGCTGCATTGCCCGCTGACGCCGGAGACCACCAATCTGATCGATGCCGCCGCCTTCCGGGCGATGAAGAAGACGGCCGTGCTGGTGAATGTCGCCCGAGGCG
This sequence is a window from Bosea vestrisii. Protein-coding genes within it:
- a CDS encoding RraA family protein codes for the protein MDRGIQPLLRGKRIAAAAVTLAIPGQDSTLLHRTLGLLWRGDILVVDRLGDDKHACWGGGIIDGPCTDLTEIEGSDFPMWCRGMSPITTRLYNLGRTINLPISCGNVPVKAGDAILADESGVLVLPRDEAEAIAAAAIGRQERGERRQELKAGEKLGDISGAIKMVSDALKQNH
- the ggt gene encoding gamma-glutamyltransferase; amino-acid sequence: MVVTNHPLASAAGSQMLLAGGNAVDAAVASLFALTVVEPMMVGILGGGVAHIRMADGRHVVLDGLSTAPLKATPDMYDYLSDEVGRQRDVRDRLNVVGPKAVAAPGALAGWCEALARFGTLSLEEVLQPAIGLAERGFVTTPYLSNCITDNVADLARDPGLSALLLAGDKAIEPGTRLVQADYAASLRLIASQGPAALYDGPLGKALTDFMAANGGLIDQADLSAYKVATREPVRGSYRGYEIVGPPPPSSSGVHIVQMLNILEGYDIGSLGFGSADAVHLLAEALKIAFADRAVATADPDFIKVPVERLIDKAYAAERRALIAMNQAKGWSAGLSGGESADTTHVTVADAQGNVVTATQTINGLFGACTQIPGTGMLTNNYMFNFDPHPGRALSIAPGKRVFTSMAPMMVLRDGKLAFALGLPGALRIFPSALQAIVNLIDHGMSLQEAVEAPRVWTEGGALELEAAIPDSVADELAARGHRILRMPRIAGGMNAIAFNPDGTLTGAACWRADGTPVAISGGLAREGVRFTI
- a CDS encoding 2-hydroxyacid dehydrogenase; protein product: MPETIVLLDMTASERAEKLRALLPPGFVLTHGTMRGDAHMKEIIAEADYAISGQVGVSADVLRAARRLKLLHKWGVGVDNIDVAAAKELGIKVARTTGSNAVPVAEFALGLTLAALRFIGYGHAELKKGHWCTGHMPGDTYTLSGKTVGIVGFGAIGKNVAKLFKGFGCTILYAKRQPLDAAQEAALGVKHASMAELLAQSDVVSLHCPLTPETTNLIDAAAFRAMKKTAVLVNVARGGVVNEADLVVALRAKEIAGAAMDVFSVEPLPADSELLTLDNLVVTPHLAAMAADNFAPTVRRMFANIEHVSRGEPVPPLDLVV